TTGCATAATTTAATTTTTAAAATAAGGTATAAATAAAAGGAGCAATAGCAGAACCACCACCAATAACAATAAGAACGCCCAAAAGCATCAAAATAATAATCATTGGAGCAAG
This is a stretch of genomic DNA from Bernardetia sp. MNP-M8. It encodes these proteins:
- a CDS encoding DUF5989 family protein, translating into MDFLKDLWAFMMQRKKFWLAPMIIILMLLGVLIVIGGGSAIAPFIYTLF